A genomic window from Gemmatimonas sp. includes:
- a CDS encoding M48 family metalloprotease yields the protein MGTELRRAAALGLLLTTGACATNPVTGRRELSLISESQEIQMGKQASAGDLQRVGEYPNSEAQALVKRIGTQIAAKSERPNLPWEFHLLDDAAVNAFAYPGGFIFVTRGLMSHLNSEAELAEVIGHEIGHVTAKHTVAAMSKQQVAQIGLVGASILSPTVAKYGDVLGSGAGLLFLKFGRDDELQADALGFQYSLAQGFDVREAANVFTTLGRLGGGGGRVPEWQSTHPDPGNRVQRAEQRVAELPAGALSNTKVNRDTYLRLLNGMVFGENPRQGYFRGTRFLHPDLRFEITFPTGWKTANMPDAVVAGSPDNGAQIQLVPGQGTPTQALQGFLGQQGIVVGQSGQTTINGLPAVIASFTAQTEQGGLAGLAMSVSHQNTTYVIYGIMAQQVASQRGAEVEASIRSFKPLNDPALINVQPGRVEIVTLPSAMNATQFLQRYPSTIPEAQVLIINGIQAASTLPRGALMKRVVGGMGS from the coding sequence ATGGGGACAGAACTGCGCCGGGCTGCAGCGCTGGGGCTGCTGCTCACGACAGGCGCCTGCGCGACGAATCCCGTGACGGGACGGCGCGAGCTGTCGCTCATCTCGGAATCGCAGGAAATCCAGATGGGGAAACAGGCATCGGCCGGTGATCTGCAGCGCGTCGGCGAGTATCCGAACTCCGAAGCGCAGGCGCTCGTAAAGCGCATCGGTACGCAGATCGCCGCCAAGTCGGAGCGCCCGAATCTGCCCTGGGAATTCCACCTGCTCGATGACGCGGCGGTGAATGCGTTCGCCTATCCCGGCGGCTTCATCTTCGTGACGCGCGGACTGATGTCGCATTTGAACAGCGAAGCGGAGCTGGCCGAGGTCATCGGCCACGAGATCGGTCACGTCACGGCGAAGCACACGGTCGCGGCGATGAGCAAGCAGCAAGTGGCACAGATCGGTCTGGTGGGCGCGAGCATTCTCTCGCCAACCGTCGCCAAATACGGCGATGTGCTGGGGTCCGGCGCCGGCTTGTTGTTTCTCAAGTTCGGCCGTGATGACGAGCTGCAGGCCGACGCGCTTGGCTTCCAGTATTCGCTCGCGCAGGGTTTCGATGTGCGTGAGGCGGCGAATGTGTTCACCACGCTTGGCCGACTGGGCGGCGGAGGTGGACGCGTGCCCGAGTGGCAGAGCACGCACCCGGATCCGGGCAATCGTGTGCAACGCGCCGAGCAGCGCGTGGCGGAACTGCCCGCTGGCGCACTCTCGAATACGAAGGTGAATCGCGACACGTATCTGCGACTGCTGAACGGCATGGTGTTCGGCGAGAATCCGCGCCAGGGGTATTTCCGCGGCACGCGCTTCCTCCATCCGGATCTCCGCTTCGAGATCACGTTCCCAACGGGATGGAAGACGGCGAACATGCCTGACGCCGTGGTCGCGGGCAGCCCCGACAACGGTGCGCAGATTCAGCTGGTGCCGGGCCAGGGCACGCCGACGCAGGCGCTGCAGGGCTTTCTGGGTCAGCAGGGCATCGTGGTTGGTCAGAGCGGTCAAACGACGATCAATGGTCTTCCGGCGGTGATCGCGTCGTTCACGGCGCAGACGGAGCAAGGTGGCCTCGCGGGCCTCGCGATGTCCGTGTCGCATCAGAACACGACGTACGTGATTTACGGTATCATGGCGCAGCAGGTCGCGTCGCAGCGTGGCGCGGAAGTGGAAGCGTCGATCCGCTCGTTCAAGCCGCTGAATGATCCGGCGCTGATCAACGTGCAACCGGGCCGCGTGGAGATCGTGACGTTGCCGTCAGCGATGAACGCTACGCAGTTCCTGCAGCGCTATCCGAGCACGATTCCGGAAGCGCAGGTGCTGATCATCAATGGTATTCAGGCGGCGTCGACGCTGCCGCGTGGTGCGCTCATGAAGCGTGTCGTGGGTGGGATGGGGTCGTAA
- a CDS encoding MFS transporter, whose product MFTLFLVVFLDLIGFGMIIPVFPFYAEHVGVAPASVIFFLGLYSLGQLVGAPIWGSLSDRIGRRPVLLITLLANAGASAMLAFSTTGTMLAISRIVAGLAAGNISAAYAYTTDITTDATRPKALGLLGSAFGMGFILGPALGGMLAGANPDDGSAFARVAYGAAVLSLVAFVLTLFRLPESLPPEKRRSATTKRAGMRTYFARPVLRDLLLSTVIVVAAVALFQSTLALFTADRLGVGPRTLGWIYGFVGVVSVVVQAGVIGPLTKRFGAQSLTRIGAILVGVGMGCIPFSHSIGWLLFALGIFGVGSALFNPSMSGLVATAAEPHERGSVLGAYQGAASMGRVIGPFAASGVASASSLSIPFLVGAVVSLGGALLIHTRPKAKPPTDA is encoded by the coding sequence GTGTTCACACTTTTTCTCGTTGTCTTTCTCGACCTGATCGGATTCGGGATGATCATCCCGGTCTTTCCGTTCTACGCCGAGCATGTCGGTGTCGCACCAGCATCGGTCATTTTCTTCCTGGGGCTGTACTCCCTCGGGCAGCTGGTGGGCGCGCCGATCTGGGGGAGTCTCTCGGATCGTATCGGCCGACGGCCCGTGCTGCTGATCACGTTGCTCGCCAATGCCGGTGCCTCGGCAATGCTGGCCTTCAGCACGACCGGCACGATGCTGGCCATCTCACGCATCGTGGCCGGACTCGCCGCCGGTAACATCTCGGCCGCGTACGCCTACACGACGGACATCACCACCGATGCCACGCGCCCCAAGGCGCTCGGGCTCCTCGGTTCCGCCTTCGGCATGGGCTTCATTCTCGGGCCCGCGCTTGGTGGCATGCTGGCCGGCGCCAACCCCGACGACGGCTCCGCGTTTGCCCGCGTCGCCTACGGCGCCGCCGTGTTGTCGCTCGTCGCGTTTGTGCTCACCCTGTTCCGACTTCCCGAGTCACTGCCGCCGGAGAAGCGCCGATCCGCGACGACGAAGCGCGCTGGTATGCGCACCTATTTCGCGCGCCCGGTCCTGCGCGACCTGCTGCTCTCCACGGTCATCGTGGTGGCCGCCGTCGCCCTTTTTCAAAGCACGTTGGCGCTGTTCACCGCCGATCGACTCGGTGTCGGTCCGCGGACGCTCGGCTGGATTTACGGCTTCGTCGGCGTCGTGTCCGTCGTCGTACAGGCCGGCGTGATCGGTCCGCTCACGAAGCGTTTCGGTGCCCAGTCACTCACGCGCATCGGTGCCATTCTTGTCGGTGTCGGCATGGGCTGCATTCCGTTCTCGCACTCCATCGGCTGGCTGCTCTTCGCGCTCGGCATTTTCGGCGTGGGCTCGGCGCTCTTCAATCCGAGCATGAGCGGCCTCGTCGCGACCGCCGCCGAACCTCACGAACGCGGCAGCGTACTCGGTGCATATCAGGGCGCCGCGTCGATGGGCCGCGTGATCGGGCCGTTCGCCGCCAGCGGTGTGGCGAGCGCGAGTTCGCTGTCGATCCCCTTCCTCGTCGGCGCCGTAGTTTCACTCGGGGGCGCGCTGTTGATCCACACGCGCCCCAAAGCCAAGCCGCCGACCGACGCCTGA